Proteins from a genomic interval of Luteibacter pinisoli:
- a CDS encoding type 1 glutamine amidotransferase domain-containing protein, which produces MRVKHVLCIATNTAVIGNFERTTGFFFPEIAHPFEELEGAGVAVEFASPLGGIVPHDGYDGSDPVQKKFLESAAFRRLQCSRKLSEVDVLDYDAIFFPGGLGPMVDISKDRYVKRAVLRAWNGGKIVSAVCHGPVAFLGVRFEDGTPFVKGRKLTSFSKAEEDGYAARDVDFDLEGVLREAGAEYTCVDPWQPHLIVDGRLITGQNPASGTIVGKAIADALAKVD; this is translated from the coding sequence ATGCGCGTCAAGCACGTTCTCTGCATCGCGACTAATACCGCAGTTATCGGCAATTTCGAGCGCACGACGGGGTTCTTCTTTCCCGAGATCGCGCATCCGTTTGAAGAGCTGGAGGGAGCCGGCGTCGCCGTCGAGTTTGCCTCGCCGCTCGGCGGGATTGTTCCGCATGATGGGTACGACGGCTCGGACCCGGTACAGAAGAAGTTCCTGGAAAGCGCTGCCTTCCGCCGCTTGCAATGCAGCCGCAAGCTCTCCGAGGTGGACGTCCTCGATTACGACGCGATCTTCTTCCCGGGTGGCCTGGGGCCCATGGTGGATATCTCGAAGGACCGCTACGTGAAGCGCGCCGTGTTGCGGGCCTGGAACGGCGGCAAGATCGTCTCGGCCGTGTGCCACGGGCCAGTCGCCTTCCTCGGCGTTCGCTTCGAGGACGGCACGCCCTTTGTCAAAGGCCGCAAGCTGACCTCGTTCTCCAAGGCCGAAGAGGATGGTTACGCAGCGCGCGACGTCGATTTCGACCTGGAAGGCGTGCTGCGCGAGGCCGGCGCCGAGTACACCTGCGTGGACCCGTGGCAGCCGCACCTGATCGTGGATGGTCGCCTGATCACGGGACAGAACCCGGCTTCCGGCACCATCGTCGGCAAGGCGATTGCCGACGCCCTGGCCAAAGTCGATTAA
- a CDS encoding putative quinol monooxygenase: MSSKQVKVIAVLTAKEGKAGELEALLRGMTAPSRGEPGNVHYNLWRHRETPGVFVIDELYADTAGAEAHRASPHYQDYLGRINDLATRNPIPLEAVDAL; the protein is encoded by the coding sequence ATGTCGTCGAAGCAAGTGAAGGTGATAGCCGTCCTGACCGCCAAAGAAGGCAAGGCCGGCGAACTCGAAGCATTGCTTCGCGGCATGACGGCGCCCTCGCGCGGTGAGCCGGGCAATGTGCACTACAACCTGTGGCGGCACCGCGAGACGCCTGGCGTGTTCGTGATCGACGAGCTGTACGCCGATACGGCCGGCGCCGAAGCCCATCGCGCGAGCCCGCACTACCAGGACTACCTCGGCCGTATCAACGACCTGGCCACGCGCAACCCCATCCC